The DNA window CAATTCACTACATtcattatattaaacaaattattttcacataaattttatgtttaatttctttattatgagAAAACTATACTGATAATTTATATGGATGATGttcaaattaagaatttatatatGTGCTAATAATTTCCTCAATTACTGATCATTAGTTTGCtccatgaatatatattatatgaaatttttTGTGCAATGTTTTTTTTGTCACCACTTGCATGCATGCCAACTTATAATAATAGGCCTTGATAGCTAGCTAACTAGCTAGCACTTACATAGAAGATAAACATTAGAGGAAATAATTACTTGCctctaatttcttaaaatttacatatatatatttatatcccCGAGTTTAAGGGTTGATACACTCCGGACCTTAACAAGTCATAAGTTATTCACATAGTAGTAGGAAGATTCCATGTTCGCTCTAGGGTTTGACGTTTGTTAAGAGCTAGCTGAGACTCGACGAGACTTTGAGCTGATCTTGAAGACGTTCTCTAAGCTTATTCAAGTGTTGTGATTTCATTGTCATTCTCCTCCATTTAACCAACTTTTTTAGAAACTCCATCAcctatatataatacattttgaattaaatcttcaatattaattaattgcaaaattgaataaatattaaatatcttatcAGTAACAATAATCACCTCAGAAGGGTCTTGTAAAATGTATGCTGCATTTGTTTCCTTGGGAGTTCTGGATACCAAAATACCAAACCCTTCTTCCCTTTCCCTCAAAACctataatataaagattttgtcttttatttattctcgtataaatttcaaataattcaaatcaaacaatCGTTTCCATCTATATACATACCTTAAAGGCATCCTCATCTGTCCGATCATCTCCAATATAAATCGGGAAGACATTTGCGCAATTGGCATATCCTAAACAAAAATtggatttgattaattaattcgATCTAATTACCATCACCAtgctaaattaaaaaaaaaaaatgtatactACTTACCAAGTGATTCAAGCAAAAATTCAAGGGCCTTCCCTTTGTCCCATTTTATACTTGGACGGATCTCCAATacctaaacaaacaattagTTGTTCAAATATAAgactaaatttgaaatatttcaaatttaaggaatattaattcaaacataTCAAAAGTACAAGGACATTATTAGTTGAGACAAAAAAAACACAAGCAATAAATGATTGACACGTCATCGTACCTTCCTTCCTTGGGTTAATCGAAGTTTTGGATACTCCTTCAACACTGACCTAACCTGATGTGCAAGTTCACTCCATTTCtgcaatttattattttgtcaacttataagtgtccaaattaatcattaatttagatttatataaataatatatattagtaaacAAAATAAGTTACATTACATTTTCATCCACACAACGAAAGTGGACGGATGCACAAAACTTGTTATTTTCGACCATGGCTCCAACAATCGATTTTGTTTTCTCCATCAGTGTCGTGCATACCTAACAAGTAAATAAAGATTACCACGATtcgaaaatcaaatcaatttgaaatattaaatcaaGTATATATATGTACCTCGTCTATCATTGGTACCAATTCACTGGCGGGTTGAAATAGAACCGACCCATCatcctatatatattaaagagtACTAATTACTTTTAACATACAAATTTGAgggataatttaaaattttgaaagaaaaattaatttaattacctGAGTTTGGTTGTATTTGGAACCTTTGGAAGGGCCTTTAATATCCATACCATGACTTCCAGCATAGTACAACTCAGATAATTTGACAAAACTATATacctaaatatattttattcataaattaaaaaaattattaatattaatattaatattatgagTCACATAAAAAACAACATACACTTGTCACTACTGTAATTACCTTATCTCTGCATCTACCACTGACTATGGCGGTGGGGAAATTTCTTGCAAGTTTTCTAACTGTTGATCTCATCtgtaaaataatatgaaatcatttttaaggatatttattatatgtaatTGGTGTAAAAagattaaagttataaaaaatgttGACTAACGGCATCAGACATGAAGGCTTTGTCGGGATCATCAACTATGGGAGATAGAGTTCCATCATAGTCCAAGAACATGACAATTTGTTTTcctttaaatgttttttttatttgatcaaacatgtctAGGGCTGATGGATGTTTCTCctgtaattaattatatatgagaTATATGATCATGagatgaattattaaattaattaaactactTACAATCCAGTTAGTTTGGAGATCTTGAGAAAGAGGAGAAGTAGAATTGACATGAGTTGGAGATGAAGCTTTCATGGAATCAACCCATGATTTTGTTCCACAGTTGATTTCTAGGTTTTGGAGAAGAATCTTCTTTCTTGTTCGAGAAATACTAATGAAACCGCCGGGGATTGCCGGAGGTT is part of the Impatiens glandulifera chromosome 1, dImpGla2.1, whole genome shotgun sequence genome and encodes:
- the LOC124920009 gene encoding probable trehalose-phosphate phosphatase H, coding for MGCSTEGGGCKITKENVASAAQKPPAIPGGFISISRTRKKILLQNLEINCGTKSWVDSMKASSPTHVNSTSPLSQDLQTNWIEKHPSALDMFDQIKKTFKGKQIVMFLDYDGTLSPIVDDPDKAFMSDAMRSTVRKLARNFPTAIVSGRCRDKVYSFVKLSELYYAGSHGMDIKGPSKGSKYNQTQDDGSVLFQPASELVPMIDEVCTTLMEKTKSIVGAMVENNKFCASVHFRCVDENKWSELAHQVRSVLKEYPKLRLTQGRKVLEIRPSIKWDKGKALEFLLESLGYANCANVFPIYIGDDRTDEDAFKVLREREEGFGILVSRTPKETNAAYILQDPSEVMEFLKKLVKWRRMTMKSQHLNKLRERLQDQLKVSSSLS